The following are encoded in a window of Caldicellulosiruptor danielii genomic DNA:
- a CDS encoding sialate O-acetylesterase has translation MSLKLPYLISDNMVLQRNKSVKIWGWAEPGETVTVNFLGKSYMARATDEGRWEVTLPPLNAGGPYFMEIKCAHLTIAIKDILIGDVWICSGQSNMVLPMERVIDLYSEELEDCNIPFIRQFTVPDRYYFKGPLEELEGGCWEALSKETLLKFSAVGYFFAKALYKKYNVPIGLIKACVGGTPIEAWMSRETVDQFLENPEELEKLKDDSYIESVKKEQEAKIKAWFDHLESSDIGLKNQPLPFFDENCSPSDWKIVNIPATWKEMGLNSTIGVVWFRKEVDIPSCMAGKPAKLYLGTIVDSDFTYVNGKLIGSTSYRYPPRKYNIPAGLLKEGKNTIVVRVISNDGNGEFVKGKEYKLFTEDCMQDLKGEWLCKVGAHAKEPLPPQTFWQYKPTGLFNGMIAPLLNYSIKGVIWYQGESNTDRPEGYCKKFCALVEDLRKKWGDDQLPFLYVQLANFMEAKPQPCDSNWARLREEQRRALLFLDNVGMAVAIDVGEWNDLHPSNKKDVGERLALLARKIAYGEKDLVASGPLYKSMKIEGNKAVLEFSEVGSGLVAKGGGMLKHFAIAGKDKKFVWANAVIEGDKVVVWHHSIQNPVYVRYAWADNPEGANLYNKEGLPASPFTTEDEI, from the coding sequence ATGTCATTGAAACTGCCTTACTTAATAAGTGACAATATGGTACTTCAAAGGAACAAAAGTGTAAAAATTTGGGGCTGGGCTGAGCCAGGTGAAACGGTAACAGTAAATTTCCTGGGCAAATCATACATGGCAAGAGCTACTGATGAAGGAAGATGGGAAGTTACTTTGCCTCCTTTGAATGCTGGGGGTCCCTATTTTATGGAGATTAAATGCGCACATCTTACTATTGCCATAAAAGATATTCTCATTGGAGATGTGTGGATCTGCTCTGGACAGTCCAACATGGTATTGCCAATGGAAAGGGTTATTGACTTATATTCTGAAGAGCTTGAAGACTGCAACATCCCATTTATCAGGCAGTTTACAGTTCCCGACAGATATTACTTTAAAGGTCCACTGGAAGAATTAGAAGGTGGATGCTGGGAAGCTCTTAGCAAAGAGACTTTACTTAAATTTTCAGCTGTGGGATATTTTTTTGCAAAAGCACTCTACAAAAAATACAACGTCCCAATTGGACTGATTAAGGCATGTGTTGGTGGAACTCCAATAGAAGCGTGGATGAGTCGCGAGACAGTAGACCAATTTCTTGAAAACCCTGAAGAACTTGAAAAACTCAAAGACGACAGCTATATAGAATCTGTCAAAAAAGAACAAGAGGCAAAAATAAAGGCGTGGTTTGACCATTTGGAATCTTCTGACATTGGACTTAAAAACCAGCCTCTGCCATTCTTTGATGAAAACTGTAGCCCATCTGATTGGAAAATAGTAAATATCCCAGCCACATGGAAGGAAATGGGGCTTAACTCAACAATAGGTGTTGTGTGGTTCAGAAAAGAAGTAGACATACCTTCGTGCATGGCAGGAAAACCAGCTAAATTATATCTTGGAACAATAGTTGACAGCGACTTTACATATGTCAACGGAAAACTGATTGGTTCAACTTCATATCGATATCCACCAAGAAAGTATAATATACCTGCAGGTCTTCTAAAAGAAGGAAAAAATACAATTGTTGTGAGGGTTATAAGCAACGATGGAAATGGTGAGTTTGTAAAAGGAAAAGAATATAAGCTATTTACAGAAGATTGTATGCAAGACCTCAAAGGTGAATGGCTGTGCAAGGTCGGAGCCCACGCAAAAGAACCTCTGCCACCACAAACTTTTTGGCAGTACAAGCCTACAGGTCTGTTCAACGGAATGATTGCACCGCTTCTAAACTACAGTATAAAAGGTGTAATATGGTATCAAGGAGAATCCAATACAGACAGGCCTGAAGGCTACTGCAAAAAGTTCTGTGCCCTTGTGGAAGACTTGAGAAAAAAATGGGGTGACGACCAGCTTCCTTTCTTGTATGTGCAGCTTGCAAATTTTATGGAAGCAAAGCCGCAGCCTTGTGACAGCAACTGGGCAAGATTGAGAGAAGAGCAAAGAAGAGCGCTTTTGTTCCTCGACAATGTAGGAATGGCAGTTGCAATTGACGTTGGTGAGTGGAACGACCTTCACCCATCAAATAAAAAAGATGTTGGCGAGAGGCTTGCTCTTCTTGCACGAAAGATTGCATATGGCGAAAAAGATTTAGTAGCATCAGGGCCTCTTTACAAATCAATGAAAATTGAAGGAAACAAGGCAGTTTTAGAGTTTTCAGAAGTGGGCAGTGGCCTTGTTGCAAAAGGAGGTGGCATGCTAAAACACTTTGCAATAGCTGGAAAAGACAAAAAGTTTGTATGGGCAAATGCAGTCATAGAAGGTGACAAGGTAGTTGTCTGGCACCACAGTATTCAAAACCCTGTTTATGTAAGATATGCCTGGGCTGACAATCCAGAAGGTGCAAACCTTTACAATAAAGAGGGGCTTCCTGCCTCACCTTTTACAACTGAAGATGAGATTTAA
- a CDS encoding polysaccharide deacetylase family protein encodes MNICYLFPGGRSKALTLSYDDGQIYDRKLVSIFNEYGIKATFFLNSANLGKDIFVLPDEVPQLYKGHEVGIHTKTHPFLDSIPLESVIEEVIEDRKCLETLVGYPIKGMSYPYGVYNEEIVKILPSLGIEYSRTVNSTYSFNIPTNFLVWNPTCHHKQDLLEITKRFLETENKNHLQLMYVWGHSFEFERENNWKLIEEFCKMASKTTSVWFATNIEVVRYIKALRLLEFSAKRDIVYNPLAISVWLSVNGRTVEVKGGEIVEIK; translated from the coding sequence ATGAATATATGCTATTTATTCCCAGGTGGCAGATCGAAGGCACTTACATTGAGCTATGACGATGGTCAGATTTATGACAGAAAGCTTGTCAGCATTTTCAATGAATACGGCATCAAAGCAACTTTCTTTTTAAACTCAGCAAATCTTGGAAAGGATATTTTTGTTCTGCCTGATGAAGTGCCTCAGCTTTATAAAGGACATGAAGTTGGAATACACACAAAAACCCATCCATTTTTAGACTCAATACCTCTTGAAAGTGTAATTGAAGAGGTTATTGAAGACAGAAAGTGCCTTGAGACACTTGTTGGATATCCAATTAAAGGGATGTCATATCCATATGGAGTTTACAATGAAGAAATTGTTAAGATTTTGCCATCGCTTGGCATTGAATATTCAAGGACAGTAAATTCCACTTACAGTTTTAACATTCCAACAAATTTTCTTGTGTGGAATCCAACCTGCCATCATAAACAAGATCTGCTTGAGATTACAAAGAGGTTTTTAGAAACAGAAAATAAAAATCATCTACAACTTATGTATGTATGGGGCCACAGTTTCGAGTTTGAACGAGAAAACAACTGGAAGCTAATTGAAGAGTTCTGCAAAATGGCTTCAAAAACAACTTCTGTTTGGTTTGCAACAAATATTGAAGTTGTAAGATATATCAAAGCCTTGAGATTGCTCGAATTTTCTGCAAAAAGAGATATTGTTTACAATCCTTTGGCTATTTCTGTATGGCTTTCTGTAAATGGCCGTACTGTGGAAGTAAAAGGAGGTGAAATTGTTGAAATTAAGTAG
- a CDS encoding endo-1,4-beta-xylanase yields MDRYKHRKSQVLLKITTADGKPLKNVEITVRQTKHKFLFGCAEFSIVPFANGEFSGDLREKAEMAFEKFVDLFNFATLPFYWGRFEPVRGKPDTQRLKKAAEWLKNRNFVLKGHPLCWHTVSADWLLELTNDQILEAQLMRIKREVSNFAGLIDMWDVINEVVIMPNFNKYDNGITRICRQYGRIGLVKMVFDAAREANPKSILLINDYVVSEAYEILIEALLDAGVKIDAIGIQSHMHQGFWGVEKTQEVLERFSRFGLPLHFTEVTLISGKLMPPYIKDLNDYKVDSWPSTPEGEERQAMEAKLFYKMLFAHPLVEAITWWNFIDTFAWLGAPAGFITKDGKVKPIYHALYNLIKKEWWTGTQQLVTDQNGALDVSGFMGEYEISYKDKKANFVLDKPNEVVVITL; encoded by the coding sequence ATGGATAGATACAAACACCGAAAAAGCCAGGTGCTATTGAAAATTACCACAGCTGATGGCAAACCATTGAAGAATGTTGAAATAACAGTCAGACAGACAAAACACAAGTTTTTATTTGGATGTGCAGAATTTTCGATTGTCCCTTTTGCAAACGGCGAGTTTTCAGGTGACCTGAGAGAAAAAGCTGAAATGGCTTTTGAGAAATTTGTAGATCTTTTTAACTTTGCCACTCTTCCTTTTTACTGGGGCAGGTTTGAACCTGTCAGGGGCAAACCAGATACACAGCGGCTTAAAAAAGCAGCTGAGTGGTTAAAAAATCGCAACTTTGTTCTCAAAGGTCATCCACTTTGCTGGCACACAGTTAGTGCTGACTGGCTTTTAGAACTTACCAATGACCAAATTTTAGAAGCTCAGCTTATGAGGATAAAGCGTGAGGTGAGCAATTTTGCAGGTCTTATTGATATGTGGGATGTCATCAATGAGGTTGTTATAATGCCAAACTTCAACAAATACGACAATGGAATCACCAGAATTTGTAGGCAATACGGCAGAATAGGTCTTGTCAAAATGGTATTTGATGCAGCAAGAGAAGCAAACCCGAAAAGCATTCTGTTAATCAACGATTATGTTGTATCAGAGGCCTATGAAATACTGATTGAGGCACTGCTTGATGCAGGTGTGAAGATTGACGCAATAGGAATACAGTCGCACATGCATCAGGGTTTCTGGGGAGTGGAGAAAACACAGGAAGTGCTTGAAAGGTTTTCACGTTTTGGCTTGCCTCTTCACTTTACAGAAGTTACATTAATCTCTGGAAAACTCATGCCGCCGTACATTAAAGACCTGAATGATTACAAAGTAGATAGCTGGCCATCAACTCCTGAGGGCGAAGAAAGGCAGGCAATGGAAGCAAAACTTTTCTACAAAATGCTGTTTGCACACCCACTTGTTGAGGCTATCACATGGTGGAATTTCATTGACACTTTTGCTTGGCTTGGCGCACCAGCCGGATTTATTACAAAAGATGGAAAGGTAAAACCAATTTATCACGCGCTTTATAACCTTATTAAAAAAGAATGGTGGACAGGCACGCAGCAGCTTGTCACAGACCAAAACGGTGCTTTAGATGTGTCTGGTTTTATGGGAGAATATGAAATTAGCTACAAAGACAAAAAAGCTAATTTTGTTCTGGATAAACCTAATGAGGTTGTAGTAATAACGTTATAA
- a CDS encoding transglutaminase-like domain-containing protein, translated as MAFILMLWQNNTSAYILKRDTRTVNSEDAGLIPIDEVVKRGWMVLANGVFQMDGYVTKGGIAVILSRVVGLDKKLKNPAKPTFTDVPKTHPYYRYIETMKDCLPYEETEKGLMLYPDKPITVQEAVYATIKATRFHPELWNIKRNKATLHTLEVVTNSQRNDFDLISDKYFPFMYIGIIYHLLDTISWGTREKQPDGTVKYVYTYRCNPHFYIERAALANMLYIITLPEVKSIDDVYELSIQSMKNAQNTFAFNYNQTVLSDITVIKYIETVFFYHSPMLGYYFEEAIPVTWKGPYMVKRTTDLTQNEIKKIYTTAQEIIIKIIKPGMNDVEKLKAIHDYLLKNVKVENYNSDSRVLNAYGPLVLGKSDPRGFAWAFQILAQMAGIPTITVRGGLGYMDWYWNKVYINGEIKNIDVAVDKNIFDGIPEFYQEGEQYKFFLVSDDMLEANDHTWDKKSLSENEKYLFRHMMFCQPVELK; from the coding sequence TTGGCCTTCATACTTATGTTATGGCAGAATAATACCAGTGCTTACATTCTAAAAAGAGACACGAGGACCGTTAATTCAGAAGATGCAGGTTTAATACCAATTGACGAGGTAGTAAAAAGAGGTTGGATGGTATTGGCAAACGGAGTATTTCAAATGGATGGATATGTTACAAAAGGCGGAATAGCAGTTATTCTCTCAAGAGTAGTCGGACTTGACAAAAAACTAAAAAATCCTGCCAAACCAACGTTTACTGATGTTCCAAAAACACACCCTTACTACAGATATATTGAAACCATGAAGGACTGTTTGCCTTATGAAGAAACCGAAAAAGGGCTTATGCTGTACCCGGACAAACCCATCACAGTCCAAGAAGCAGTTTATGCAACAATTAAAGCTACAAGATTTCACCCGGAGTTATGGAACATCAAACGAAATAAGGCTACACTTCATACACTGGAAGTTGTTACAAACAGCCAGAGAAACGACTTTGACTTGATTTCAGACAAGTATTTCCCGTTCATGTATATTGGCATAATATATCATCTGCTTGACACCATATCATGGGGTACACGCGAAAAACAACCAGATGGTACAGTAAAATATGTATATACTTACAGATGCAATCCTCATTTTTACATTGAAAGAGCAGCTCTTGCTAATATGCTGTATATTATAACATTACCTGAGGTCAAATCCATCGATGATGTGTATGAACTTTCTATCCAGAGCATGAAAAACGCTCAAAACACTTTTGCTTTTAACTATAATCAGACTGTACTGTCAGATATAACGGTAATCAAGTATATTGAAACAGTATTCTTCTATCATTCACCAATGCTGGGATATTACTTTGAAGAAGCTATTCCAGTAACTTGGAAAGGACCATATATGGTGAAACGGACAACTGACCTGACGCAGAATGAAATAAAGAAAATATACACTACTGCTCAGGAAATTATCATAAAAATCATAAAACCTGGAATGAATGATGTGGAGAAATTAAAGGCTATTCATGATTACCTGTTAAAAAATGTAAAGGTAGAGAACTACAATAGCGATAGTAGAGTTTTAAACGCTTATGGTCCTCTTGTACTTGGTAAATCAGATCCGAGAGGCTTTGCTTGGGCATTTCAAATCCTTGCTCAGATGGCTGGAATACCTACAATAACTGTACGAGGTGGACTGGGTTACATGGACTGGTATTGGAACAAGGTATACATTAATGGAGAAATCAAAAACATCGATGTTGCAGTAGACAAAAATATTTTTGATGGTATACCAGAGTTCTACCAGGAAGGCGAACAATACAAATTCTTTCTTGTTTCTGATGATATGCTAGAAGCAAACGACCACACTTGGGATAAAAAATCACTTTCAGAGAACGAGAAATATCTATTCAGGCATATGATGTTTTGCCAGCCAGTAGAATTGAAATAA
- a CDS encoding ATP-dependent RecD-like DNA helicase codes for MQQNIQGMVSDIIYRNLENNYTVFEIICDDEVFTAVGIVPDIAIGEKVSVYGEFYVHPVYGQQLKVSYLEKLLPQTKDEIYLYLASGVIKGIGQKTAKKIVDTFGDDTARVLQEEPEKLLTIRGMTPEKVERIRNMFAFQKFLKDIMSIFSQYGLSQNHAMRLFKLHGFSALSLLQENPYFLLDVFPELDFKKVDRLALDMGIMPDDRRRISAKILNLLTLAANSEGHTCLPENKLKQLCIKTLDLPVEKIEEALEALEEERRIVKDEVESQMMVFLYGYYECERYIADKILSMLKEYDDIADIEEKISLFEEKNGITFSPNQKKAIKMALTQGVSIITGGPGTGKTTIIKCIIQIFEGEGKKVFLCAPTGRAAKRMQSACEREAKTIHRLLEMTVLDTHVIFQRGPGNPLKCEVIVVDEMSMVDSFLMNYLLAATKPTTRIVLVGDKDQLPSVGAGNVLKDLIKSQIVPCTTLTEVYRQSESSFIVINAHRINRGEFPHLQKESDFYFIQKNSQEEILKTVVELVVKKLPNYLSCNPMTDIQVLCPSKKGIVGMYNLNRVLQKYLNPPHPSKKEYAYKENLFRVGDKVMQVKNNYSLEYEVVQGEEKGRVSTGIFNGDIGVVKDIDRAQGVLEILFDDEKLVYYDFSLLDDLELAYAMTVHKSQGSEFKCIVMPVVETYPILMTRNLLYTAVTRAKELVVLVGKKSALEYMIANQKEAMRYSALCDFLLHGQSNMQLQVL; via the coding sequence ATGCAGCAGAACATTCAAGGCATGGTAAGCGACATAATCTACAGGAATTTGGAAAACAACTATACAGTATTTGAGATAATCTGCGATGATGAAGTGTTCACTGCAGTAGGGATAGTCCCAGACATTGCTATTGGTGAAAAGGTAAGCGTGTACGGAGAGTTTTATGTCCATCCTGTTTACGGTCAGCAGCTGAAAGTAAGCTACCTTGAGAAACTTTTGCCACAGACAAAAGATGAGATATACTTGTACCTTGCGTCAGGTGTGATTAAAGGTATCGGACAGAAGACTGCAAAGAAGATTGTTGATACCTTTGGAGATGACACCGCAAGGGTCCTGCAGGAAGAGCCAGAAAAACTTTTGACTATTCGTGGCATGACACCTGAAAAGGTTGAGCGGATAAGAAACATGTTTGCGTTTCAGAAATTCCTAAAAGATATCATGTCAATCTTTTCACAGTACGGGCTTTCACAGAACCACGCTATGAGGCTATTTAAACTCCATGGATTTTCTGCTCTGTCACTTTTGCAGGAAAATCCATATTTTCTTTTAGATGTGTTCCCGGAACTTGACTTTAAAAAGGTGGACAGGCTTGCACTTGACATGGGAATTATGCCAGATGACAGAAGAAGAATTTCTGCCAAGATTCTAAATCTTTTGACACTGGCAGCAAATAGTGAAGGGCACACCTGCCTGCCAGAAAACAAGCTCAAACAGCTTTGTATCAAAACACTTGACCTTCCAGTAGAAAAAATTGAAGAAGCGCTTGAAGCTTTAGAGGAAGAAAGAAGAATTGTGAAAGATGAAGTCGAATCACAAATGATGGTGTTTTTGTATGGCTACTATGAATGCGAGAGGTATATAGCAGATAAGATCCTGTCAATGCTAAAAGAATATGATGACATTGCTGATATAGAAGAAAAAATTTCGCTGTTTGAAGAAAAAAATGGGATTACATTTTCGCCAAATCAGAAGAAAGCTATCAAAATGGCACTGACTCAAGGTGTTAGCATAATAACAGGCGGTCCTGGCACAGGGAAGACCACAATCATAAAGTGCATCATTCAGATTTTCGAAGGTGAAGGTAAAAAGGTTTTTCTTTGCGCACCAACAGGAAGAGCTGCAAAGAGGATGCAATCAGCCTGCGAAAGAGAAGCAAAGACCATTCATAGGCTTTTGGAAATGACAGTTTTAGACACACATGTTATTTTCCAAAGAGGACCGGGCAATCCCTTAAAATGCGAGGTCATCGTGGTTGATGAGATGAGCATGGTGGACAGTTTCCTTATGAACTATCTTCTTGCTGCAACAAAACCCACAACAAGAATTGTGCTTGTCGGAGACAAAGACCAGCTTCCATCTGTTGGTGCAGGAAATGTTTTAAAAGACCTTATAAAAAGCCAAATTGTGCCGTGCACAACTTTGACAGAGGTGTATCGCCAGAGCGAAAGCAGTTTTATAGTTATCAATGCTCACAGGATAAACAGAGGTGAGTTTCCGCATCTTCAAAAAGAGAGCGATTTTTATTTTATCCAGAAAAACTCTCAGGAAGAGATTTTGAAAACTGTGGTTGAACTTGTGGTAAAAAAACTTCCAAACTATCTTTCGTGCAACCCGATGACAGACATTCAAGTTTTGTGTCCTTCTAAAAAAGGAATTGTCGGGATGTACAATCTAAACAGGGTATTGCAAAAGTATCTCAACCCACCTCATCCATCTAAAAAGGAGTATGCTTACAAAGAAAATCTGTTCAGGGTAGGAGACAAGGTTATGCAGGTGAAAAACAACTATTCGCTGGAATATGAGGTTGTGCAAGGAGAAGAAAAGGGCAGGGTCTCAACAGGGATATTCAACGGTGACATTGGAGTTGTCAAAGATATCGACAGGGCACAAGGTGTTTTAGAGATTCTGTTTGACGATGAAAAGCTTGTGTACTATGACTTTTCTCTGCTTGACGACTTAGAGCTTGCATATGCTATGACTGTTCACAAATCGCAAGGGTCAGAGTTTAAATGCATAGTAATGCCGGTTGTTGAGACCTACCCCATTTTGATGACAAGAAACCTTCTTTACACTGCCGTCACACGGGCAAAAGAACTTGTTGTGCTGGTGGGCAAAAAAAGCGCCTTAGAGTATATGATAGCAAACCAAAAAGAGGCTATGCGATACTCAGCACTTTGCGACTTTTTACTGCACGGACAATCAAATATGCAATTGCAAGTTTTATGA
- a CDS encoding YvrJ family protein, which translates to MQDLIANIANIGFPIVLCIYLLTRFESKIDKLTESIDKLSEKILQMKNN; encoded by the coding sequence ATGCAGGATTTAATTGCCAACATAGCCAATATAGGCTTTCCAATTGTGCTTTGCATTTACCTTCTCACAAGATTTGAAAGCAAAATAGACAAGCTTACAGAGAGCATCGACAAGCTTTCCGAGAAGATTTTGCAAATGAAAAACAATTGA
- a CDS encoding DUF2922 domain-containing protein — protein sequence MLTLVLTFRLQNGKTFRLSIPDPKANLTSAEVDSVMNLIVQKNIFVTSSPIVEKVSARIVDREVTTLIGQ from the coding sequence ATGCTCACACTTGTTTTGACATTCAGACTTCAAAATGGAAAGACATTCAGACTTTCCATCCCCGACCCAAAAGCAAACTTGACCTCTGCCGAGGTTGACAGTGTGATGAACTTGATTGTGCAAAAGAACATATTTGTAACATCAAGCCCGATTGTTGAAAAGGTATCAGCAAGAATTGTGGACAGAGAGGTGACTACTTTAATCGGGCAATAA
- a CDS encoding DUF1659 domain-containing protein yields MAAKPLAGELQLKLENGTTSTGRIRLKTLSFDIKPEAQDMDVYQVGQAIASLQSKPLYTIIRSNNFELLY; encoded by the coding sequence ATGGCAGCAAAACCACTTGCGGGAGAGCTTCAGCTCAAACTTGAAAACGGCACGACATCCACTGGCAGAATAAGGCTCAAGACACTCTCTTTTGACATCAAGCCAGAAGCCCAAGATATGGATGTGTATCAGGTTGGCCAGGCAATTGCAAGCCTTCAGTCAAAGCCGCTGTACACAATTATAAGAAGCAACAACTTTGAGCTTTTATACTAA
- the spoVAC gene encoding stage V sporulation protein AC: protein MNIKDKKATEYQALVRANEPKTNSFKNCILAFLAGGAICSVGQAFLNLYSSFFPKDEAQVLTSITMIFLGAFLTGLGVYDKIGAFAGAGSIVPITGFANSIVSPAIEYKKEGFVFGVGSKMFLIAGPVLVYGISTSILVGLFYYLVEVFPGI, encoded by the coding sequence GTGAATATCAAAGATAAGAAAGCTACGGAATACCAGGCACTTGTGAGGGCAAACGAGCCAAAGACAAACTCTTTCAAAAACTGCATCCTGGCATTCTTGGCTGGCGGGGCTATTTGCAGCGTGGGTCAAGCGTTTTTGAACCTCTATAGCAGCTTCTTTCCAAAAGATGAGGCACAGGTTCTTACATCTATCACAATGATATTTCTTGGGGCTTTTCTGACAGGCCTTGGTGTGTATGATAAAATTGGGGCTTTTGCAGGGGCAGGCTCAATAGTTCCCATCACAGGTTTTGCGAATTCTATTGTCTCGCCTGCAATTGAGTACAAAAAAGAGGGGTTTGTGTTTGGCGTTGGAAGCAAGATGTTTTTGATTGCAGGACCTGTTCTTGTTTATGGAATTTCCACATCCATACTGGTAGGGCTTTTTTACTACCTTGTTGAAGTATTTCCTGGGATATGA
- the spoVAE gene encoding stage V sporulation protein AE — translation MDFLKAFLVGGLICVIGQILIDRTKLTSARVLVLFVTLGAILQGLGIYQKLVEFAGAGATVPLPGFGYSLAKGAIEEVNKIGLVGAFTGGVSRTAGGIAAAVFFGYVISLIFNPKSK, via the coding sequence ATGGACTTTCTGAAAGCTTTTTTAGTTGGCGGGCTTATTTGTGTCATTGGACAAATTCTCATTGACAGGACAAAGCTCACATCTGCAAGGGTTCTTGTTTTGTTCGTGACGCTCGGGGCAATTTTGCAAGGTCTTGGGATATATCAAAAGCTTGTTGAGTTTGCCGGAGCGGGGGCAACTGTGCCTTTGCCCGGTTTTGGATATTCTCTGGCAAAAGGTGCAATTGAAGAGGTAAATAAAATTGGACTTGTCGGAGCGTTCACAGGGGGGGTGTCAAGAACAGCTGGTGGTATTGCTGCAGCTGTGTTTTTCGGGTATGTAATCTCGCTGATTTTTAATCCAAAAAGTAAGTAG